The Bernardetia sp. genome has a window encoding:
- a CDS encoding transketolase, producing MASYKKNDKEFLENMTSQVRRDIVRMVHQVNSGHPGGSLGCAELFVALYFEIMEHNPSFDMNANGEDLFFLSNGHISPVWYSVLARSGYFSINEMATFRKINSRLQGHPATEEGLEGIRIASGSLGQGLSVAIGAALSKKMNHDDKTVFVLMGDGEQQEGQVWEAAIFAAHQKVDNLIAIIDANGRQIDGDVEDVMALGALKGLEEKYTSFGWNVLVCENGNDFDALIPVIRKAQEALGNEKPVMILMKTEMGHGVDYMMGTHKWHGVAPNDEQLETALAQNEATFGDY from the coding sequence ATGGCTTCATACAAGAAAAACGACAAAGAATTTTTAGAAAACATGACATCTCAAGTGCGTAGAGATATTGTCAGAATGGTGCATCAAGTAAATTCTGGACACCCAGGAGGCTCTCTTGGCTGTGCTGAACTTTTTGTAGCACTCTATTTTGAAATTATGGAACACAACCCTTCTTTCGATATGAATGCAAACGGAGAAGATTTATTTTTCCTCTCTAATGGGCATATTTCGCCAGTATGGTATAGTGTTTTGGCTCGTAGTGGTTATTTTAGTATTAATGAAATGGCTACTTTCCGTAAAATCAATTCTCGTTTGCAAGGACACCCAGCCACAGAAGAGGGATTGGAAGGTATTCGAATTGCTTCTGGTTCTCTCGGACAAGGGCTTTCTGTAGCGATAGGCGCAGCTCTGTCTAAAAAGATGAATCACGATGATAAAACAGTTTTTGTTTTGATGGGAGATGGCGAGCAGCAAGAAGGACAAGTTTGGGAAGCAGCTATTTTTGCAGCACACCAAAAAGTGGATAATCTTATTGCCATTATTGATGCCAATGGAAGACAAATAGACGGAGACGTAGAAGACGTAATGGCACTTGGCGCACTAAAAGGCTTAGAAGAAAAATATACATCTTTCGGTTGGAATGTTTTGGTATGTGAGAATGGAAATGATTTTGATGCGCTTATTCCAGTAATCAGAAAGGCACAAGAAGCATTAGGAAATGAAAAGCCAGTCATGATTCTGATGAAAACAGAAATGGGACATGGCGTAGATTATATGATGGGAACACACAAGTGGCATGGCGTAGCTCCAAATGATGAGCAGTTAGAAACAGCTCTTGCTCAAAACGAGGCGACTTTTGGAGATTATTAA
- a CDS encoding T9SS type A sorting domain-containing protein, protein MNKTFQSLALACVCLLFSFGAVAQQIQENNLVPPTQMNNASGSLLGSGISDAGNIYYGATPSNLRAGSPVIVFIHGYFSRASSWWILNDMYNKAYNDGYRTAFVSVHPDKNMWTNGQLFSNMLNTITNKMGVNKVVVVAHSKGGLDTDAAVVHYGAHTKVERVITLSTPHYGTPLADLAQSGWVSWLSSVFGQVNEATYCLQTGYASYFRTQTSNHPNYSKAKFRTVGAWGYGLVFSVPGVYLDLNGGSAFTGGNDGVVTYKSSKRPDAMHLLGGFGNWRTNYNHLEVQQGYSMWSTIKSNLPYTLSKTSAGGVKYEKATNPNAVVESRVQVLSSEKTSRTFTVEEGVTETMLDLHFLNENEEFTITSPSGKQINPSILRRVGEQTDDLLGGYTTTFKIESPEAGMYSIESKDAFVALVTANEGIGLRMTSDLNDDKYYYNVGETINLNIDILNEKGINVAGAKVTGVMNLTSSDGKSKNAVVLEFKQQNGQFTASVNETLEEGIYSVAIQAENGNFSKSLITSIAVVDGVLHTLGKNDVNDMEKNEVESIKLLLSYPNPFNAQTTVKFELKSSASSVLTIYDAVGRSVETVDLSSYGIGTHEYVWNVKGNMNSGLYIAEIRNGNERVTQTMIYSK, encoded by the coding sequence ATGAACAAAACTTTTCAATCTCTCGCACTGGCTTGTGTTTGCCTCCTTTTTAGCTTTGGAGCAGTTGCACAACAAATTCAAGAAAACAATCTTGTTCCTCCTACACAAATGAATAATGCTTCTGGAAGTCTTCTAGGAAGTGGAATAAGTGATGCAGGAAATATCTACTATGGCGCAACTCCTTCAAATCTTAGAGCAGGTTCTCCTGTAATTGTCTTTATTCATGGTTATTTTTCTCGTGCGAGTTCTTGGTGGATACTCAATGACATGTACAACAAAGCATACAATGATGGCTATCGTACAGCGTTCGTATCAGTACATCCAGATAAAAACATGTGGACAAATGGTCAGCTTTTCAGTAATATGTTAAATACTATTACAAACAAGATGGGAGTAAATAAAGTAGTGGTAGTCGCACACAGTAAAGGTGGCTTAGATACAGATGCAGCAGTAGTACATTATGGCGCACACACAAAAGTAGAGCGTGTTATTACACTTAGTACACCTCATTATGGAACGCCTTTGGCAGATTTAGCTCAAAGTGGTTGGGTGTCTTGGTTATCTTCTGTCTTCGGACAAGTAAATGAAGCTACTTACTGTCTTCAAACAGGTTATGCAAGTTATTTCCGTACACAAACGTCTAATCATCCAAATTATTCTAAAGCTAAGTTTCGTACAGTAGGTGCTTGGGGATATGGTCTTGTATTTTCAGTACCAGGAGTATATCTTGACTTAAATGGAGGTAGTGCATTCACAGGTGGAAATGATGGAGTTGTTACTTACAAAAGTTCAAAACGTCCTGACGCTATGCATTTATTAGGTGGATTCGGAAATTGGAGAACAAACTACAATCACCTTGAAGTACAACAAGGTTACTCTATGTGGAGTACTATAAAAAGCAATCTGCCTTATACACTTTCAAAAACAAGTGCTGGAGGAGTAAAGTATGAAAAAGCAACTAACCCAAATGCAGTAGTTGAAAGTAGAGTACAAGTTCTTAGCTCTGAAAAGACAAGTCGTACTTTTACAGTAGAAGAAGGCGTTACAGAAACAATGTTAGACCTTCATTTCTTAAACGAAAATGAAGAGTTTACAATTACTTCTCCAAGTGGAAAGCAAATAAACCCTAGCATTTTACGACGTGTTGGAGAGCAAACAGATGATTTATTAGGAGGTTATACCACAACGTTTAAAATAGAAAGTCCAGAAGCAGGAATGTATTCTATTGAATCTAAAGATGCTTTTGTAGCATTAGTTACAGCAAATGAAGGTATCGGTTTGCGTATGACAAGTGATTTGAATGATGATAAGTATTACTACAATGTTGGTGAAACTATCAATTTGAATATTGATATTTTGAATGAAAAGGGCATCAATGTAGCAGGTGCAAAAGTAACAGGTGTAATGAATCTTACATCTAGTGATGGAAAGTCTAAAAATGCAGTTGTATTAGAGTTTAAGCAGCAAAACGGACAATTTACAGCATCTGTAAATGAAACATTGGAAGAAGGTATTTATAGTGTTGCTATCCAAGCTGAAAATGGAAACTTTAGTAAGTCTTTAATTACAAGTATTGCAGTAGTAGATGGCGTTCTTCATACATTAGGCAAAAACGATGTAAATGATATGGAAAAAAATGAAGTCGAATCTATCAAGTTACTTCTTTCATATCCTAATCCTTTCAATGCTCAAACAACAGTTAAATTTGAGTTAAAGAGTTCAGCATCTTCAGTGCTTACTATCTATGATGCAGTAGGTCGTAGTGTGGAAACCGTTGATTTGTCGTCTTACGGAATCGGAACTCACGAATATGTATGGAATGTAAAAGGCAATATGAATAGTGGTCTTTACATTGCTGAAATCCGTAATGGCAACGAGCGTGTAACTCAGACAATGATTTACTCAAAATAA
- a CDS encoding acyl-CoA carboxylase subunit beta, giving the protein MAENQTKKSNTTHSSPSKSEKENVQFNINEDANKQLVFQLQAKYEKVKLGGGQKKIDKHKSKGKLTARERINYLLDKDEEGNTTYFNEIGAFVGDDMYNEWGGCPSGGVVTGMGYVSGRLCMIVANDATVKAGAWFPITGKKNLRAQEIAMENKIPIIYLVDSAGIFLPLQDEIFADKEHFGRVFRNNAQMSAEGIVQVSAIMGSCVAGGAYLPIMSDEALIVEGTGSVFLAGPYLVKSAIGEDIDQETLGGAATHCEISGVTDNKYPNDEACLDAIKNIIDKIGEPESAGFNRSEPQLPTKNMEELYGVLPADRTKPYDMRDIIERIVDNSDFEEYKKDYGKTILCGHARIDGWAVGIVANQRTILKSGKKEMQMGGVVYSDSADKAARFIMTCNQKKIPLLFLHDVTGFMVGSRSEHGGIIKDGAKLVSAMANSVVPKFTIVVGNSYGAGNYAMCGKAYDPRLMLAFPTAKIAVMSGASAAKTLLQIRVASEKAKGKEVSKEEEEKLLAEITASYEKQTTPYYAAARLWIDAIIDPLETRQIISMGIEAANQAPITKRYNVGAIQT; this is encoded by the coding sequence ATGGCAGAAAACCAAACCAAAAAAAGCAATACCACACACAGCAGTCCTTCCAAATCGGAAAAGGAAAATGTGCAATTCAATATTAATGAAGACGCAAACAAACAGCTTGTTTTTCAGCTTCAAGCCAAATATGAAAAAGTAAAGCTAGGAGGTGGTCAGAAAAAAATAGACAAACACAAATCTAAAGGCAAACTCACAGCTAGAGAACGTATCAATTATCTTTTAGATAAAGATGAAGAAGGAAATACAACATATTTCAATGAAATTGGTGCTTTTGTAGGTGATGATATGTACAATGAGTGGGGAGGTTGTCCTTCGGGTGGCGTAGTTACTGGAATGGGCTACGTGAGTGGAAGGCTCTGTATGATTGTCGCTAATGATGCGACAGTAAAGGCTGGAGCATGGTTTCCCATCACAGGAAAAAAGAATCTAAGAGCGCAAGAAATTGCAATGGAAAATAAAATTCCAATTATTTATCTAGTCGATAGTGCAGGTATATTTTTGCCTCTGCAAGATGAAATTTTTGCAGATAAAGAACATTTTGGTAGAGTTTTTAGAAACAATGCTCAAATGTCTGCTGAAGGAATTGTACAAGTTTCTGCCATTATGGGAAGCTGTGTAGCTGGTGGAGCTTATTTGCCAATTATGTCTGATGAGGCTCTCATTGTTGAGGGAACAGGTTCAGTATTTTTAGCAGGTCCTTATCTTGTAAAATCTGCTATTGGAGAAGATATAGACCAAGAAACACTAGGAGGCGCAGCTACTCACTGCGAAATTTCTGGCGTAACGGATAACAAATATCCGAATGATGAGGCGTGTTTGGATGCCATAAAAAATATTATAGATAAGATTGGAGAGCCTGAAAGTGCAGGGTTCAATAGAAGCGAGCCACAACTTCCAACAAAAAACATGGAAGAACTCTATGGTGTTTTGCCTGCCGACCGTACAAAGCCGTACGATATGAGAGACATTATCGAAAGGATAGTCGATAATTCAGATTTTGAAGAGTATAAAAAAGACTATGGCAAGACAATTTTGTGTGGACATGCACGCATAGATGGTTGGGCGGTTGGCATTGTAGCTAATCAGAGAACCATCTTGAAAAGTGGTAAGAAAGAAATGCAAATGGGAGGTGTTGTCTATTCTGATTCAGCAGACAAGGCAGCTCGTTTTATCATGACATGTAATCAAAAGAAAATTCCACTTTTATTCTTACACGATGTTACTGGTTTTATGGTTGGTAGTCGTTCCGAACACGGAGGGATTATCAAAGATGGAGCAAAATTAGTTTCTGCAATGGCAAATAGCGTTGTTCCTAAATTTACCATTGTTGTAGGAAATTCGTATGGTGCTGGAAACTATGCAATGTGTGGAAAGGCGTATGACCCTCGTCTGATGCTTGCTTTCCCAACGGCTAAAATTGCTGTTATGAGTGGTGCTTCGGCTGCCAAAACGCTACTTCAAATTCGTGTAGCTTCTGAAAAGGCAAAAGGAAAAGAAGTTTCGAAGGAAGAAGAAGAAAAACTATTGGCTGAAATTACGGCAAGCTACGAAAAACAAACTACGCCGTATTATGCTGCGGCTCGTTTATGGATTGATGCCATTATTGACCCACTAGAAACTCGTCAGATTATATCTATGGGAATTGAAGCTGCCAATCAAGCACCGATTACGAAGCGTTATAATGTAGGCGCAATTCAAACTTAG
- a CDS encoding lipocalin family protein, translated as MLNIVNRSLFYFITFIVFSFSLISCGGDDEPKPVELPDRPVVEWQSVPESGTILYTDEAVVLQAVKTGGYVKELEWQINGVKVTNSQEIIINEDTTSISLAHTFDTPGRYDVSLRVANEGGETTIIRVLNFEVRPIPPLDLLAGQVSKTWRFTSIKLNDGPELIRDYEADNTLQFFRENQTDPNTNTTFNCVFDKGTLTNGETDSNGRWEFAFNETYIKFFRINIFPNNARIIELTPTEMTLGRREGESEVVYKLTFVQ; from the coding sequence ATGTTAAATATTGTAAATCGTTCTCTATTTTATTTTATTACCTTCATTGTATTTAGTTTTTCTTTGATTTCGTGTGGGGGAGATGACGAGCCAAAGCCAGTAGAACTTCCAGACCGTCCTGTTGTGGAATGGCAAAGTGTTCCAGAGTCAGGTACAATACTTTATACTGATGAAGCAGTAGTATTACAAGCTGTTAAGACGGGTGGGTATGTAAAAGAATTAGAATGGCAAATAAATGGAGTAAAAGTAACTAACTCACAAGAAATTATTATTAATGAAGACACAACGTCTATTTCTTTGGCTCATACTTTTGATACTCCAGGCAGATACGATGTGAGTTTGAGAGTTGCTAATGAAGGTGGTGAAACAACTATTATTCGTGTACTCAACTTTGAGGTGCGCCCAATTCCACCATTAGATTTATTAGCAGGACAGGTGTCTAAAACATGGAGATTTACTTCTATAAAGCTCAATGACGGTCCAGAGCTCATTAGAGATTATGAGGCAGACAATACACTCCAATTTTTTAGAGAAAATCAGACTGACCCCAACACAAATACTACATTTAACTGTGTTTTTGATAAAGGAACACTTACAAATGGGGAAACTGATTCGAATGGTAGATGGGAATTTGCTTTCAATGAAACCTATATCAAATTTTTCAGAATAAACATATTTCCAAATAATGCACGTATCATTGAATTGACTCCAACAGAAATGACTTTAGGAAGAAGAGAGGGAGAGTCAGAAGTTGTTTATAAACTTACTTTCGTTCAATAA
- a CDS encoding T9SS type A sorting domain-containing protein: MKKIFQSIIAFFVFLLLSFGAVAQQVQETNLVAPTQMTSVAGDILGSGESDAGNIYYGATPSNLRAGSPVIVFIHGYSSRASTWWDGNDMYSKAYNDGYRTAFVSVNPDKDMWVNGQLFNSMLGTITNRYGVNKVVVVAHSKGGLDTDAALVHYGAHTKVDRVITLSSPHFGTPLADLAQSGWVSWLSSVFGQVNDATNSLQTGYASYFRSQTDNHPNRPKTNFRTVGAWGYGGVLLVPGWYLNWNGGGSSTGGNDGVVPYHSTKRPNSTTLHSGYGNSTTNLDHSEVHEGRYMWSTVKSNLPYTLSKTGGKPVEGGITTNPNAVIESRVQVLSSEKSSRNFMVEEGVTETSLDIHHLEANNNFVIVAPNGERVSPKFVRVGEKANDLLGGYATTLTIENPQVGTYSIESEGAFVALVTANEGVGLRMTSDLNDKKYVYNVGETINLNIALLNEKGINTAATKVTGVMTLTSNNVENQNAVVLEFNQNNGQFTASVNETLEEGIYSIAIQAENGNFSKSLVTSIAVVDGVLHTLGSNDIDPIRENEVESIKLLPSFPNPFNTQTTISFELKNSDAAVLTIYDAVGRSVETVDLSSYGIGTHQYVWNVKGNLKSGLYIAEIRNGKERVTQTMVYSK; the protein is encoded by the coding sequence ATGAAAAAGATTTTCCAATCTATAATTGCATTTTTTGTTTTCTTACTTCTTAGCTTTGGTGCAGTAGCACAGCAAGTACAAGAAACTAATCTTGTAGCTCCAACACAAATGACTAGCGTTGCTGGTGACATCTTAGGAAGTGGAGAAAGCGATGCAGGTAATATTTATTATGGAGCAACTCCTTCTAACCTTAGAGCAGGCTCTCCAGTAATTGTTTTTATCCACGGCTATTCTTCTCGTGCCAGCACTTGGTGGGATGGAAATGATATGTATAGCAAGGCATATAATGATGGGTATCGTACAGCTTTTGTTTCTGTAAACCCAGATAAAGATATGTGGGTAAACGGTCAGCTTTTCAATAGTATGTTAGGTACGATTACAAATCGCTATGGTGTAAATAAAGTAGTAGTAGTAGCGCATAGTAAAGGTGGTTTGGATACAGATGCAGCCTTAGTACATTATGGCGCACATACGAAAGTAGATAGAGTAATTACTCTTAGTTCTCCTCACTTCGGAACTCCTTTAGCAGATTTAGCTCAAAGTGGTTGGGTGTCTTGGTTATCAAGTGTATTTGGTCAAGTAAACGATGCTACAAACAGTCTTCAAACAGGTTATGCTAGTTATTTCCGTTCTCAAACAGATAATCATCCAAACCGTCCAAAAACTAACTTCCGTACAGTAGGAGCTTGGGGATATGGTGGTGTTCTTTTAGTACCAGGATGGTATCTAAACTGGAATGGTGGAGGTAGCAGCACAGGTGGAAACGATGGTGTAGTACCTTATCACAGTACAAAACGTCCTAACTCTACTACGCTCCATAGTGGATATGGAAACTCTACAACCAATCTTGACCACAGCGAAGTACACGAAGGAAGATATATGTGGTCAACTGTAAAGAGTAACTTGCCTTATACACTTTCAAAAACAGGTGGCAAGCCAGTAGAAGGTGGTATTACTACAAATCCAAATGCAGTTATTGAGAGTAGAGTACAAGTTCTTAGCTCTGAAAAATCTAGCCGTAACTTTATGGTAGAAGAAGGAGTAACAGAAACTTCATTAGATATTCATCACTTAGAAGCAAACAACAATTTTGTAATAGTTGCTCCAAACGGAGAAAGAGTTAGCCCTAAGTTTGTACGTGTTGGAGAGAAAGCAAACGATTTATTAGGTGGCTATGCTACAACACTTACCATAGAAAATCCACAAGTAGGAACATATTCTATTGAATCTGAAGGTGCATTTGTAGCTTTAGTAACTGCAAATGAAGGCGTTGGTCTTCGTATGACAAGTGATTTGAATGACAAAAAATATGTTTATAATGTTGGTGAAACTATCAACTTAAACATTGCTCTTTTAAACGAAAAAGGAATCAATACGGCAGCTACGAAAGTAACAGGTGTAATGACACTTACTTCTAACAATGTTGAAAATCAAAATGCAGTAGTATTAGAATTCAATCAGAACAACGGACAATTTACAGCATCTGTAAACGAAACATTGGAAGAAGGTATTTATAGCATTGCTATCCAAGCTGAAAATGGAAACTTTAGCAAGTCTTTAGTTACAAGTATTGCAGTTGTAGATGGTGTTCTTCATACGCTAGGAAGCAACGACATTGACCCAATCAGAGAAAACGAAGTAGAATCTATCAAATTACTTCCTTCTTTCCCTAATCCATTCAATACTCAAACAACAATTAGCTTTGAGCTAAAAAATTCGGATGCTGCTGTTCTTACTATCTATGATGCAGTAGGTCGTAGTGTTGAAACAGTTGATTTGTCTTCTTACGGAATCGGAACGCACCAATATGTTTGGAATGTAAAAGGTAACTTGAAAAGTGGTCTTTATATCGCTGAAATCCGTAACGGAAAAGAGCGTGTAACTCAAACAATGGTATATTCTAAATAA